In a genomic window of Candidatus Omnitrophota bacterium:
- the ybeY gene encoding rRNA maturation RNase YbeY gives MKITIKNLQNKIAVHPKKIKNLIHKVLKGERVKESGWINICFVNNSLIKKFNAKFLKTNSATDVLAFNLGYGKKIILADIMISTDTAIEQAAVFKTTPDYELLLYIVHGILHILGYNDRTQPQTKLMRKKESQYVDR, from the coding sequence ATGAAAATAACCATAAAAAACCTGCAGAATAAAATAGCTGTTCATCCGAAAAAAATAAAAAATTTAATCCATAAGGTCCTTAAGGGAGAACGGGTAAAAGAATCGGGCTGGATAAATATTTGTTTTGTAAATAATTCGCTGATTAAAAAATTCAACGCAAAATTCCTGAAAACCAACAGCGCAACCGATGTTTTGGCCTTTAACTTAGGATATGGAAAAAAAATTATCTTAGCCGATATTATGATCTCTACCGATACCGCAATAGAACAGGCCGCTGTTTTTAAAACCACTCCTGATTATGAATTACTGCTCTACATAGTCCACGGCATATTGCATATATTAGGTTACAACGACCGCACTCAACCCCAGACCAAGCTGATGCGCAAAAAAGAAAGCCAATATGTCGATAGATAA
- the recO gene encoding DNA repair protein RecO, whose amino-acid sequence MSIDKAQGIVLNKRDLRETSIIADFYTKEFGKISGILKGIRTEPEKFASNLEPFSLNEIIFYRKTNSNLHLISQADKLDNFTCARQSIDRTTTAGFMVELINSIMQPEDKNEEIFNLALASLKELETNYNPEKIATIFKIKILSLSGFKPHFDSCVCCMDKIMGQSKFSLSLGGLLCPRCMPKDPSSRAIFRGTIATVLHIERNSFTSSLSLGMNPQIKKELDLILNSFLNFHLGRELKSQKLINKLEVAVG is encoded by the coding sequence ATGTCGATAGATAAAGCCCAGGGCATCGTATTGAACAAGCGTGATTTACGGGAAACCTCGATAATTGCCGATTTTTATACCAAAGAATTCGGAAAAATAAGCGGGATACTCAAAGGGATCCGGACTGAGCCGGAAAAATTTGCCTCAAACTTAGAACCATTTTCTTTGAATGAAATCATCTTCTACAGAAAAACTAATTCCAACTTACATTTGATAAGCCAGGCGGATAAACTAGATAACTTTACCTGTGCCCGGCAAAGTATCGACCGGACAACCACCGCCGGCTTTATGGTCGAACTGATCAATTCCATAATGCAACCTGAGGACAAAAATGAGGAGATCTTTAATCTGGCCCTGGCCAGCCTTAAAGAACTGGAAACCAACTATAACCCGGAAAAAATCGCAACTATTTTTAAAATAAAGATACTGAGCCTTTCCGGGTTTAAACCGCATTTTGACTCCTGTGTTTGCTGCATGGATAAAATAATGGGCCAATCCAAGTTCAGCCTTTCTTTAGGCGGGCTGCTTTGCCCGCGCTGCATGCCAAAAGATCCTAGCAGCCGTGCGATCTTCCGGGGAACCATCGCCACAGTTTTACATATCGAAAGAAACAGCTTTACCAGCAGCCTTAGCCTGGGAATGAACCCGCAGATAAAAAAGGAGCTGGATTTAATCCTGAATTCATTCTTAAACTTTCATCTTGGCCGTGAACTGAAATCGCAGAAACTGATTAATAAATTAGAGGTCGCCGTAGGATAA
- a CDS encoding 2-dehydropantoate 2-reductase: MKIVVVGSGAMGSLFAAFLTKSKEELWLLDKNKESAAKINASGISLEGVSGSWQAKVKTTANTEDIGKADLVLICVKAFNTKSAVEQIKPILGQNTKILTLQNGIGNVEIISEIAGEQRVIAGITSQGATLIETGKIRHAGSGETIIGAIDGKTPVELRAIREIFNKVGLETKMSRDIKSLIWSKLIINVGINALTAITRLPNGKLPEYEGTKRILRDAVTEAARIAKRKRIKLIFDDPLAKVEAVCEGTSDNLSSMLQDVLRKKRTEIDFINGVIVRLGQEMGISVPTNKLLLDLIKTIESSYEYSA, from the coding sequence ATGAAAATTGTCGTTGTCGGTTCAGGAGCAATGGGATCACTTTTTGCCGCCTTTTTAACCAAGTCAAAAGAGGAACTCTGGCTCCTGGATAAAAATAAAGAGAGTGCCGCCAAAATAAACGCGTCCGGGATCTCTTTAGAAGGGGTGTCGGGATCCTGGCAGGCAAAAGTAAAAACTACAGCCAATACCGAAGATATCGGCAAGGCCGATTTAGTGCTGATCTGCGTAAAGGCATTCAATACCAAATCCGCGGTTGAACAAATCAAGCCCATCCTTGGCCAAAATACCAAAATCTTAACCTTGCAAAACGGGATTGGAAATGTCGAAATTATTTCCGAAATAGCCGGAGAACAAAGGGTGATTGCCGGAATAACCAGCCAAGGCGCAACCCTGATTGAAACCGGAAAAATCCGCCACGCCGGAAGCGGTGAGACCATCATCGGGGCAATCGACGGCAAAACCCCGGTTGAACTGCGGGCAATCCGCGAAATATTTAATAAGGTTGGCCTTGAAACTAAAATGTCCCGCGATATAAAAAGCCTGATCTGGTCGAAATTAATTATTAACGTAGGCATTAATGCCCTCACGGCAATTACCCGGCTGCCCAATGGGAAGCTGCCTGAATACGAAGGGACAAAAAGAATCCTAAGAGACGCGGTCACCGAAGCCGCGCGCATCGCTAAAAGAAAACGCATAAAATTAATCTTTGATGACCCCCTGGCAAAAGTTGAAGCTGTTTGCGAGGGCACATCGGATAATCTTTCATCGATGCTCCAGGATGTATTAAGAAAAAAACGTACCGAGATTGACTTTATTAACGGAGTAATCGTGCGTTTAGGGCAAGAGATGGGCATCAGCGTGCCAACCAATAAACTCCTGCTGGATTTAATAAAGACTATTGAATCAAGCTACGAGTATTCAGCATAG
- the panB gene encoding 3-methyl-2-oxobutanoate hydroxymethyltransferase, translating to MDIKDILELKNKRKITMLTAYDYPTANLVDKAGIDMVLVGDSLANVVLGLESTTQVGMAEMLHHTKAVRRAVKSALLIADMPFDSYQANPQDAVKNAKRFIEETGAQAVKLEWFALCPEITKQIINAGIPVMGHIGLTPQTADKIGGFKVQGKDAQAAQKLIDQAVALEKLGCFAVVLECVPDKISELITKKIKIPTIGIGAGVHCDGQVLVINDMLGLFERYTPKFVKKYAHLSEIILKAVEDFKDEVIREKFPDLEHSFTIKEEEFKKLHGN from the coding sequence ATGGACATTAAAGATATCCTGGAATTAAAAAATAAACGTAAAATTACCATGCTCACTGCTTACGACTATCCTACCGCTAATCTAGTCGATAAGGCGGGAATAGACATGGTCCTGGTCGGAGACTCACTGGCTAATGTTGTGCTTGGCCTGGAATCAACTACCCAAGTGGGCATGGCTGAAATGCTGCATCATACCAAAGCCGTAAGGCGCGCTGTTAAAAGCGCCCTGCTTATCGCGGATATGCCTTTTGACTCTTATCAGGCTAATCCGCAAGATGCGGTAAAAAACGCAAAACGATTTATTGAAGAAACCGGAGCTCAGGCAGTTAAATTAGAATGGTTTGCGCTCTGCCCGGAAATAACCAAACAGATCATTAACGCGGGTATACCGGTTATGGGCCATATCGGCTTGACTCCCCAGACTGCGGATAAAATCGGAGGATTTAAAGTGCAAGGCAAGGACGCCCAAGCCGCCCAAAAGCTGATTGATCAAGCTGTGGCATTAGAAAAATTGGGGTGCTTTGCTGTTGTTTTAGAGTGCGTGCCTGATAAAATATCCGAGTTGATTACTAAAAAAATTAAAATACCGACTATCGGAATTGGAGCAGGGGTACATTGCGATGGGCAGGTCCTGGTTATTAACGATATGCTGGGCCTCTTTGAACGCTATACCCCGAAATTTGTCAAAAAATACGCTCATCTTTCTGAGATAATTCTAAAAGCTGTTGAGGATTTTAAAGACGAAGTTATCCGAGAAAAATTCCCGGATTTAGAGCATTCTTTTACGATCAAAGAAGAGGAATTTAAAAAACTACATGGCAACTAA
- the mgtA gene encoding magnesium-translocating P-type ATPase → MDIFKTKNNVINIGPKNQILDFDYLGCAKEVLFDKLKTSQKGITEQEAKKRLLEYGLNEPAKKKKRNILKEIFSKFLNPLVIVLLVICAFSLFFGEKISALIVFLMAVMSVMLAFIQEHRASKAAEKLSEMVRTTATVLRNGKSKEISIREIVPGDIVDLFAGDMIPADLRIISCKDLFINQASLTGESFPIEKICVPITPKNNSITELTNIAFMGSSVVSGTALAVVIKTGIATQFGELSRKLATMRIETSFDKGVNKFTMLMVKAMVCMVVFIFAIIALRHGNFIEALLFSLGVAVGLAPEMLPMIVTLNLSKGAIAMSKKDVIVKRLNSIQNFGAMDVLCTDKTGTLTMDKIILEKHCDVVRKEDADTLRYAYINSFYQTGLKNLLDRAILKHEKLLVQEYTKIDEIPFDFSRKIMSVVVAAEDKHKIISKGAPEEIFKRCLQYELDGEIFDIDPLIISDLKEEFDSLSADGFRVLAIAYKNFENNKEAYSKDDEKELILKGYIAFLDPPKPSARRAIQALKKLGIDFKVLTGDNELVTKKICSEVGLDVKGLVTGERVEKSDDLQLRELVKTTNIFARLSPMQKERVIAALHVNGHIVGYLGDGINDAPALKTSDVGISVNNAVDIAKESADIILLKKSLMVLEDGVIEGRKTFGNIVKYIKMGSSSNFGNMFSMTGGSLFLPFLPMLPIQILLNNFLYDVSQIAIPTDQVDKEYVIKPRPWNIKYIRNFMVIIGPISSIYDFLTYGVMLFIFHAQAELFHTGWFIESLCTQTLVIHIIRTGKIPFIESRPSRFLMFMSVIIVSIGMAIPFTPLAKPFGFVKPPPMYFLALFIMVVTYLFFVQAVKKWFIRKYGYE, encoded by the coding sequence ATGGATATTTTTAAAACAAAAAATAATGTAATAAATATCGGCCCAAAAAACCAGATATTGGATTTTGATTATCTGGGATGCGCTAAAGAGGTCCTTTTTGATAAATTAAAAACTTCGCAAAAAGGGATTACGGAACAAGAGGCCAAAAAACGGCTTCTGGAGTATGGGCTCAATGAGCCAGCCAAGAAAAAGAAACGCAACATACTTAAAGAAATTTTTTCCAAGTTCCTTAACCCTCTGGTTATAGTATTGCTGGTTATTTGCGCTTTTTCGTTGTTTTTCGGCGAGAAAATCAGCGCCCTGATCGTTTTCCTTATGGCGGTGATGAGCGTGATGCTTGCTTTTATCCAAGAGCACCGCGCCAGTAAAGCCGCCGAAAAACTCAGCGAAATGGTGCGCACTACCGCCACGGTGCTGCGTAACGGAAAATCCAAAGAAATAAGCATCCGGGAAATCGTCCCCGGGGATATAGTTGACCTTTTCGCAGGAGACATGATCCCTGCCGACTTAAGGATCATATCCTGCAAAGACCTGTTCATCAATCAGGCTTCTTTGACCGGCGAATCCTTCCCAATCGAAAAAATATGCGTACCCATTACGCCAAAAAATAATTCCATAACCGAATTGACCAATATCGCTTTTATGGGCTCAAGCGTGGTCAGCGGGACCGCCCTGGCGGTAGTCATCAAAACCGGTATCGCTACTCAATTCGGCGAACTTTCCCGCAAACTGGCAACCATGCGCATTGAAACCAGTTTTGATAAAGGTGTAAACAAATTTACCATGCTCATGGTCAAAGCAATGGTTTGTATGGTGGTATTTATTTTTGCGATCATCGCCTTGCGGCACGGAAATTTTATCGAAGCCCTGCTTTTTTCATTGGGCGTGGCCGTCGGGCTTGCCCCGGAGATGCTGCCGATGATCGTAACCTTAAATCTTTCTAAAGGCGCTATCGCCATGTCCAAAAAAGATGTGATCGTTAAACGCCTTAATTCCATCCAGAATTTCGGCGCCATGGATGTCTTATGCACGGATAAGACCGGCACCCTGACCATGGATAAGATTATCTTAGAAAAACATTGCGATGTGGTCAGAAAAGAAGACGCCGATACCTTACGTTACGCTTATATTAATAGTTTTTATCAGACCGGACTGAAAAACCTCTTAGACCGGGCAATCCTTAAACATGAAAAATTACTGGTTCAGGAATATACAAAAATAGATGAGATACCTTTTGATTTCTCCAGGAAAATCATGTCGGTAGTGGTGGCGGCAGAAGACAAGCACAAAATTATTTCCAAGGGCGCTCCGGAAGAGATTTTCAAAAGATGCCTGCAATATGAATTGGACGGAGAAATTTTTGACATCGACCCGCTGATTATTTCGGATTTAAAGGAAGAATTCGATTCTTTAAGCGCCGACGGTTTCCGGGTTTTGGCCATTGCCTATAAAAATTTCGAAAATAATAAAGAGGCCTATTCAAAAGACGATGAAAAAGAATTGATCCTTAAAGGCTATATCGCTTTTCTTGACCCTCCCAAACCCAGCGCCAGAAGGGCAATCCAAGCGCTTAAAAAGTTAGGAATAGATTTTAAGGTCTTAACCGGAGACAACGAACTGGTTACCAAAAAAATATGCAGTGAGGTTGGCTTGGACGTTAAGGGGCTGGTTACCGGGGAGCGGGTCGAAAAATCAGATGATCTCCAATTGCGGGAATTAGTAAAAACAACCAATATTTTTGCCCGGCTGTCGCCGATGCAAAAGGAAAGAGTGATTGCCGCTCTCCATGTAAACGGCCACATTGTGGGGTATCTGGGTGACGGCATAAACGACGCTCCGGCTTTAAAAACTTCGGATGTCGGCATTTCGGTGAATAACGCCGTAGATATCGCCAAAGAATCAGCGGATATCATCCTGCTTAAAAAGAGCCTGATGGTCTTAGAGGACGGGGTAATCGAAGGCAGGAAAACATTCGGAAATATCGTTAAGTACATTAAAATGGGCTCGAGCTCCAACTTCGGCAATATGTTCAGTATGACCGGCGGCAGCCTGTTTCTGCCTTTCTTGCCGATGCTGCCGATCCAGATACTTCTCAATAATTTCCTTTATGATGTGTCGCAGATAGCCATACCTACGGATCAGGTTGATAAAGAATACGTGATTAAACCCCGGCCCTGGAATATTAAGTATATCCGGAATTTTATGGTAATTATCGGGCCAATCAGCTCGATATATGACTTTCTTACTTACGGGGTGATGTTATTTATTTTTCACGCCCAAGCCGAGCTTTTTCATACCGGGTGGTTTATCGAATCATTGTGCACCCAGACCTTGGTGATCCATATAATCCGGACGGGAAAAATCCCTTTTATCGAGAGCCGGCCAAGCCGGTTCTTAATGTTCATGTCGGTGATCATCGTTTCCATAGGCATGGCCATACCGTTTACTCCGCTGGCTAAACCTTTTGGATTTGTCAAACCGCCTCCGATGTACTTCCTAGCCTTATTCATTATGGTAGTTACGTATTTATTTTTTGTGCAAGCAGTCAAAAAATGGTTTATCCGAAAATACGGTTATGAATAA
- a CDS encoding glycine--tRNA ligase, producing the protein MAENLMDKIASLCKRRGFIFQGSEIYGGLSNTWDYGPYGVELKNSLKRAWWKACVYERNDVLGMDAAILMHPKVWEASGHVENFFDLKSDCKVCKKRFKTADLKDRSICPECSGELTESRPFNLMFKTHQGPIEDASNSIHLRPETAQGMFVNFQNILDSKHPKLPFGLAQIGKSFRNEITPGNFTFRTREFEQMEIEYFVKPADAEKAHQEWVKNRFDWYLGLGIKKENLRLRQHGKDELAHYAHACLDIEYNFPFGWSELEGIANRSDFDLKQHARYSGKDLQFFDDSTKEKFYPYIIEPSGGVDRAVLAFLIDAYHEEKVREDTRVVLKLNKELSPVKVAVLPLLRNRPEIVELAKKITQELKKITIAVYDDTGSIGKLYRRQDEVGTLYCLTVDVQTLEDKQVTVRDRDTMQQVRISIDKLKEYLINQLT; encoded by the coding sequence ATGGCAGAAAACTTAATGGATAAGATTGCTTCCCTGTGCAAACGCAGGGGATTTATTTTCCAGGGAAGCGAAATTTACGGCGGCTTAAGCAATACCTGGGATTACGGCCCCTACGGCGTAGAATTAAAAAATAGCCTTAAACGCGCCTGGTGGAAGGCTTGCGTCTATGAGAGAAATGATGTCTTAGGCATGGATGCCGCCATTCTTATGCACCCTAAGGTCTGGGAAGCCAGCGGACATGTTGAAAATTTCTTTGATTTAAAAAGCGACTGCAAGGTATGTAAAAAACGTTTTAAGACCGCGGATTTAAAAGATAGATCTATTTGCCCCGAATGTTCCGGTGAACTTACCGAATCCCGCCCGTTTAATTTAATGTTTAAGACTCACCAGGGCCCGATAGAAGATGCCTCTAACTCAATCCACCTGCGTCCGGAAACTGCCCAGGGTATGTTTGTAAATTTCCAGAATATCCTGGATTCAAAACACCCCAAACTCCCTTTTGGCTTAGCCCAAATCGGAAAATCTTTTCGCAATGAAATCACTCCGGGAAACTTTACCTTCCGCACCCGCGAATTTGAACAGATGGAGATTGAATATTTTGTTAAACCGGCTGATGCCGAAAAAGCTCATCAAGAATGGGTCAAAAACCGCTTCGACTGGTATCTGGGGCTGGGAATTAAAAAAGAAAACTTGCGGCTGCGCCAGCATGGTAAAGATGAACTAGCGCATTATGCCCATGCCTGCCTGGATATTGAATATAATTTTCCTTTTGGCTGGTCGGAGCTGGAGGGGATCGCCAACCGCTCGGATTTTGATTTAAAGCAGCACGCCCGATACAGCGGCAAAGACCTGCAATTCTTCGATGACTCCACAAAAGAAAAATTTTATCCTTATATAATCGAGCCTTCCGGCGGCGTTGACCGGGCAGTCTTGGCTTTTCTAATTGACGCTTATCATGAAGAAAAAGTCAGGGAAGATACCCGGGTGGTCTTAAAATTAAACAAAGAACTTTCACCTGTTAAAGTCGCGGTGCTGCCGCTTCTGAGAAACCGGCCGGAGATTGTTGAGCTGGCTAAAAAAATCACCCAGGAGCTGAAAAAAATTACGATTGCAGTTTATGATGATACCGGCTCAATCGGCAAGCTTTACCGCCGGCAGGATGAAGTAGGCACTCTTTACTGCCTAACTGTGGATGTGCAAACACTGGAAGATAAACAGGTAACCGTGCGCGATCGCGACACTATGCAGCAAGTAAGGATTTCAATCGATAAATTAAAAGAATATTTGATCAACCAACTAACTTAA
- the ppdK gene encoding pyruvate, phosphate dikinase produces the protein MAKKYVYSFGGGKADGNESMKNLLGGKGANLAEMAGNKDLLLPVPPGFTCTTEVCTYYYQNKKKYPKELKAQVMAALEKVEKLMGRKFGDANNPLLFSVRSGARKSMPGMMETVLNVGLTEKTIPGLVKQSGSNSRFVYDAYRRLIMMYSDVVMEKAAGIEPKGEEGIRKQLEVIMAQLKKSKNYTSDTDLNVDDLKKLCGQFKIRIKEVLGKEFPDEPVEQLWGGIGAVFSSWNGKRAISYRRIENIPDEWGTAVNVQTMVFGNMGDDSATGVAFTRNPGNGENNFYGEYLINAQGEDVVAGIRTPAPINEYSTSSHNKELLTLEKAMPRIYQELYSIQNRLEKHYHDMQDIEFTIEKGRLFMLQCRVGKRNGPAAVRMAVDMVKEKMIKKEQAVMRVTPSQLDELLHPIIDPKTELTVKPFAKGLPAGPGGASGQIVFSSNDAVEWAKAGKKVILVREETNPEDVEGMRASQAILTARGGMTSHAALVARGWGKCCIVGCNAMHVDTENKLVHMDNKTLKEGDWVTLNGTKGNVYEGKLPMMDASEENMILSAFLKLCDGVRKLGVRTNADTPDDAKKALQFGAEGIGLFRTEHMFYGRGADQPLFLLRKMIVSNTLEERQKALDELFPFVKKDIKGTIEAMDGYPVVIRLLDPPLHEFVPREQAKLEQLAADLKISMQELSKRAEGLHESNPMMGHRGVRLGITYPEVSAMQIRAILEAAAELVKEGKDPYPEIMIPVVCDVKELEDQFAIAEKIYKEVLAKYGLKKLKFLLGTMIEIPRAAFVADKLASIAKFFSFGTNDMTQMGFGFSRDDIGGFLPEYLKKEILPEDPFQSIDQEGIGELIKLGIKRGRLTNKKLEVGICGEHGGEPKSVEFCHNIGMDYVSCSPFRVPIAKLAAAQAVLKNKK, from the coding sequence ATGGCAAAGAAATATGTTTACTCTTTCGGGGGCGGTAAAGCAGACGGTAATGAGAGCATGAAGAATCTTTTGGGTGGCAAAGGCGCCAACCTCGCGGAGATGGCCGGAAATAAAGATTTATTGCTGCCTGTGCCTCCAGGTTTTACCTGCACCACTGAAGTCTGCACATATTATTATCAGAATAAAAAGAAATACCCCAAAGAATTAAAAGCTCAAGTTATGGCCGCCCTGGAAAAGGTGGAGAAACTAATGGGCAGAAAATTCGGAGATGCCAATAATCCGCTTCTATTTTCAGTGCGCTCCGGAGCAAGAAAATCCATGCCCGGAATGATGGAGACAGTTTTAAATGTCGGCCTGACTGAAAAAACTATACCCGGCCTGGTTAAACAAAGCGGCTCAAACAGCCGTTTTGTTTATGATGCTTACCGCCGGCTGATTATGATGTACTCTGATGTCGTTATGGAAAAAGCCGCCGGTATCGAACCTAAAGGAGAAGAGGGAATCCGTAAGCAGTTGGAAGTTATTATGGCCCAGCTTAAAAAATCCAAAAACTATACCAGCGATACGGATTTAAATGTCGACGACCTCAAAAAACTCTGCGGACAGTTTAAAATCAGGATCAAAGAAGTCCTGGGCAAAGAATTCCCCGATGAACCTGTGGAGCAATTGTGGGGCGGGATTGGCGCGGTATTTTCTTCCTGGAACGGAAAACGCGCGATCAGCTATCGCCGCATCGAAAATATCCCGGATGAATGGGGCACAGCCGTAAACGTGCAGACCATGGTCTTCGGAAATATGGGAGATGATTCGGCAACCGGAGTTGCCTTTACGCGTAACCCGGGAAATGGAGAAAATAATTTCTACGGTGAATATTTAATTAACGCGCAGGGTGAAGACGTAGTTGCCGGTATCCGCACTCCTGCTCCGATCAATGAATATTCAACCTCAAGCCACAATAAAGAACTGCTTACTTTGGAAAAAGCAATGCCCAGGATTTACCAAGAACTGTATTCCATCCAGAACCGGCTGGAAAAACATTACCATGATATGCAGGATATTGAGTTTACCATTGAAAAAGGCAGGCTCTTTATGCTCCAATGCCGCGTGGGTAAACGCAACGGCCCGGCAGCCGTACGCATGGCAGTAGATATGGTCAAAGAAAAAATGATTAAAAAGGAACAGGCGGTAATGCGGGTAACTCCATCACAGCTTGATGAATTACTGCACCCGATTATCGACCCTAAAACAGAATTAACGGTCAAGCCTTTTGCCAAAGGATTGCCGGCAGGACCGGGAGGAGCAAGCGGACAGATTGTCTTTTCATCCAATGACGCGGTAGAATGGGCTAAAGCCGGAAAAAAAGTAATCCTGGTGCGCGAAGAGACCAATCCTGAAGATGTTGAAGGAATGCGGGCATCCCAGGCGATCCTTACCGCCCGGGGAGGAATGACCAGCCACGCGGCTTTAGTTGCCCGCGGTTGGGGCAAATGCTGTATTGTCGGCTGCAACGCGATGCATGTTGATACCGAAAATAAATTGGTGCATATGGATAATAAAACCCTTAAAGAAGGGGACTGGGTTACCTTAAACGGAACCAAAGGCAATGTTTATGAAGGCAAGCTGCCGATGATGGATGCCTCCGAAGAAAATATGATTCTTTCGGCGTTTTTAAAGCTGTGCGACGGAGTAAGAAAATTAGGTGTTCGTACCAATGCGGATACCCCGGATGATGCCAAAAAAGCATTGCAGTTTGGAGCCGAAGGTATCGGGCTTTTCCGCACCGAACATATGTTCTACGGCCGTGGCGCTGATCAACCATTATTCCTGCTGCGTAAAATGATTGTTTCCAATACGCTTGAGGAACGGCAAAAAGCCTTGGATGAATTATTCCCGTTTGTGAAAAAAGATATTAAGGGAACGATCGAAGCCATGGATGGATATCCTGTGGTTATCCGTTTGCTTGACCCGCCGCTGCATGAATTTGTGCCGCGCGAGCAGGCAAAGCTTGAGCAGCTGGCAGCCGACTTAAAGATCAGTATGCAGGAGTTATCCAAGAGGGCCGAAGGCCTGCATGAATCCAACCCGATGATGGGGCATCGCGGAGTGCGCCTGGGAATTACCTATCCGGAAGTAAGCGCTATGCAGATCCGCGCGATTTTAGAAGCAGCCGCGGAATTAGTTAAAGAAGGCAAAGATCCGTATCCGGAAATTATGATCCCGGTGGTCTGCGATGTAAAAGAACTGGAGGATCAATTTGCCATTGCCGAAAAGATTTATAAGGAAGTGCTGGCAAAATACGGATTGAAGAAATTGAAATTTCTACTGGGAACCATGATTGAGATCCCCCGCGCGGCTTTTGTCGCCGATAAACTGGCAAGTATCGCCAAATTCTTCTCCTTTGGGACCAATGATATGACCCAGATGGGTTTTGGTTTTTCAAGAGACGATATCGGCGGTTTTCTGCCGGAATACCTTAAAAAAGAAATCTTGCCTGAAGACCCGTTCCAAAGCATCGATCAGGAAGGCATCGGCGAGCTGATTAAATTAGGTATCAAGCGCGGACGCTTAACCAATAAAAAATTAGAAGTGGGAATCTGCGGGGAACACGGCGGTGAGCCTAAATCCGTGGAGTTCTGCCATAATATAGGTATGGATTATGTCAGCTGCTCGCCTTTTAGGGTCCCGATCGCAAAATTAGCCGCAGCGCAAGCTGTATTGAAAAACAAAAAGTAA
- a CDS encoding sigma-70 family RNA polymerase sigma factor has translation MEALKTYLKEVRQIPLLTAKQEIELNKRIRKGDEMARKEMIRANLRLVINIAKRYMRLGTPFLDLIEEGNLGLMKAVEKFDHRKGFRFSTYAAWWIKQGITRSISEQGKMIRVPVYMNDLITKWKKNKESLSQKLKRVPSNEEIAKKLKLSPEKMDQINFWMSSTTSSLEAPIGETDENQISDLVEDKNAVPPDAGIQRLLNRERLDNLLEIMSEREKEILNLRFGLANDKPQTLAEVAKKLGVSRERIRQIEETALRKLRKFVVSQEKEL, from the coding sequence ATGGAAGCGTTAAAAACATATCTTAAAGAAGTCCGGCAGATACCTCTTTTGACTGCCAAGCAGGAGATCGAGTTAAATAAGCGGATCCGCAAGGGGGATGAAATGGCGCGCAAAGAAATGATTCGCGCCAATCTGCGTTTAGTAATTAATATCGCCAAGAGATACATGCGCCTGGGGACACCTTTTCTTGATCTGATCGAAGAAGGGAACCTAGGGCTGATGAAGGCGGTTGAAAAATTCGATCACCGTAAGGGTTTTCGTTTCTCAACTTACGCTGCCTGGTGGATCAAACAGGGAATTACCCGCTCAATCAGCGAACAAGGAAAGATGATTCGCGTCCCGGTGTATATGAACGACTTGATCACCAAATGGAAAAAGAACAAAGAGAGCTTAAGCCAAAAATTAAAACGCGTCCCTTCAAATGAAGAGATCGCCAAGAAATTAAAACTTTCCCCTGAAAAAATGGACCAGATTAATTTCTGGATGTCCAGCACCACTTCCTCCTTGGAAGCGCCAATCGGGGAAACCGATGAAAATCAGATATCGGACTTAGTGGAAGATAAAAATGCCGTGCCGCCGGACGCCGGCATCCAACGGCTGCTTAACCGGGAAAGGCTGGATAACCTTTTAGAAATTATGTCAGAGCGGGAAAAGGAAATTTTAAACCTGCGTTTTGGCCTGGCTAACGATAAACCGCAGACCTTGGCTGAGGTTGCCAAAAAACTGGGAGTTTCCCGCGAGAGGATCCGCCAGATTGAAGAGACGGCTTTAAGGAAACTAAGGAAATTCGTCGTCAGCCAGGAAAAGGAGCTTTAG